The genomic region CTTTCGTCCTCGCCGCCGCCGCGCTCGGTGGGTGCGCGCAGGAAAAGCAACTGTCGGTGAGCAACGTCTGGGTACGGCTGGCGGCGGTGCCGGGGCGGCCGGCGGCGGCCTATTTCACGATCCATGGCGGCCCGGCCAATGCGACGCTCATCAATGTTTCCGCCGACGTCGCGGTGCGCACCGAGATGCATGAGATGAAAACGGGCGGCCCGAACGGCGCGATGACGATGGACGCGGTGCAGCAGGTCAGCGTCCCGGCGCTCAAGACGGTGGCGTTCGCGCCGGGGGGCAAGCATGTGATGCTGTTCGACATGGACCCCAGCGTGAAGCCCGGCGGGCAGATCGCCATCACCCTGACCTTCTCGGACGGCCTGCGCATCCAGCAGCAGGCCGATGTCGTCGGCGCGGGCGATCCCGCGCCCAAGGGATGAGCGGCGACGGGTGAGCGAGCGCTGCCTGACGCCGGGCGAGATCGCGCTGGCTGGCGCGATGTTTGGCGAGACGATCGACTATGGCGCGGTGCGCATCGCGCGACGGCGCTGGGCCTTCTTCCAGCCCGCTAACGTCGTGATGGCACCGCGCGGCACGATCCATTTCCATCCGCGCGGGGCGAGCTATCGCGACGATTTCGCCTGCGCGCCGCTCGACCTGCAAGGCCTGTTCATCCATGAGATGTGCCATGTCTGGCAGCATCAGCGCGGCGTGTTCCTGCCGATCGCGCGCCATCCGTTCTGCCGCTATCATTACAGCTTCGTCCCCGGCTGGCCGCTCAAGCGCTACGGCATCGAGCAGCAGGCGGAGATCGTTCGCCACGCCTTCCTGCTCCGCGCCGGCCGCACCGTGCCCGGCGCTCCGGCGCTGGAGAGCTACGAGACGCTGCTGAGCGCTTTCCGCATCTAGCGCGGCTTGCGGAAGCGGAAGATGAAGCGGTCGGTCTTGCCGCGAATGGCGGGGTCGAACACGTTCTTCGTGTGATCGTCCGCCGGATTGGCGAGCAATGGGCTTTCCGCCTCCAGCATGAAGCCCGCGGAGGTGAAATCGGCCTTCACCGTCGCCGGATCGATGCGATGGAGCTTGTCGACCACCGCGCGCGTGTCGCCCGATGGGCCGGCATGATCGACGATGCCGACGATCCCGCCCGGCCTGGTGGCGGCGTAGAGCGCCTTCACGAACGCGGCCGGATCGGTGCGAGGGATGTGGTATTTGTCCGACTGCCAGTAGAGGTCGTGGTAGCTCAGGTTGATGATCGTGAAATCGAACTGGTTGGGCGCGGCGCTGAACGCCTCGAACGGATAGCGCACGAAGCGGATGTCCGGCCGGCGCGCGACCAGCGCCTGCCACTTCTTTTCCTCCTCGGGCGTGGAATAGAATTGGCTCGGCTCGAACGCGGCAACTCTGCCTTTTGGCCCGACGGCATTGGCCATGATCTCCGCCCAATAGCCGGAGCCGGTCATGATGTCGGCGGCCTGCATCCCGCGCCTGAGGCCGAGGAAGGCGAGCGTCTCGGCCGGCTTGCGGCTCTCGTCGAGTGCGATGGACTCCGCCGTGCGGCCGGGTTTCGCAACCGCCGCCGCAAGATCCGGGGCCTGCTCCACACGCGCCAACGCCGGCGTGACCTGACAGGTGACGGCGAATGCAGCCGTCCAGATGATCCCGTGCATCATCGCTCTCCCTCCGCTGGTGTATTGGGGTGACAATACAGTTGCGCGGATGGAATGAAAAGCGGCTTTGTCGCCGCGCCCGCCAGTCCGCCCCTTACGTGAAGGGGCGGCGGCGGATGCGTCAGAACGCGGTCGAGACCACGCCGACCACCAGCGCCTGAACCGCGATCACCAGCGCGAAGCTGGCAGCGGTTTCGAACATGCGCATGAGTATGGTCTCCTCGCCGGGAAGGTCCGGCGCGGGCTCATGTGTATTTTGTTTCGCCGCATTGCAACAATATGACAATGCATTCGCACTTGCACAAAACGCAATCAGGCGTCGCCGAACACCCGCGCGAAGATCGTGTCGACGTGCTTCAGATGATAGCCGAGGTCGAAACGATCCTCGATTTCTGCCGGAGACAGCGCGGCGATAACTTCCGAGTCGGCCTTGAGTAGCTCTTCCAGCGAAAGCGTACCGTCCGACTCCCACACCTTCATCGCGTTGCGCTGCACAAGACGATAAGCGTCCTCGCGGCTGACCCCGGCCTGCGTCAGCGCCAGCAGTACGCGCTGCGAATGGACGAGGCCGCCCATCCGGTCGAGATTCTTCTGCATCCGCTCCGGATAGACGAGCAGCTTGTCGATCACGCCGGTCAGCCGCGCGAGCGCGAAATCGAGCGTGATCGTCGCGTCCGGGCCGATATAGCGTTCGACCGACGAATGGCTGATGTCGCGCTCATGCCATAATGCGACATTCTCCAGCGCCGGGGTGACATAGCCGCGCACCATGCGGGCGAGGCCAGTGAGATTCTCGGTCAGCACCGGGTTGCGCTTGTGCGGCATCGCCGACGAGCCTTTCTGGCCGGGGGAGAAATATTCCTCCGCCTCCAGCACCTCGGTGCGCTGGAGGTGGCGGATCTCCACCGCGAGCCGCTCGATCGACGAGGCTATCACGCCGAGCGTCGCGAAGAACATCGCGTGGCGATCGCGCGGGATCACCTGCGTCGAGACCGGCTCGACCGACAGGCCGAGCTTTGCCGCGACATGTGCCTCCACCGCCGGCTCGATATTGGCGAAAGTGCCGACCGCGCCGGAAATCGCGCAGGTCGCGATGTCGCGGCGCGCGAAGGCGAGGCGCTCGCGATTGCGGCTGAACTCGGCATAAGCCTCGGCGAGCTTCAGGCCGAACGTCACCGGCTCGGCGTGGATGCCGTGGCTGCGCCCGATCGTCGGGGTGAGCTTATGCTCATAGGCGCGGCGCTTGAGCACGGCGAGCAACGCGTCGAGATCGGCGAGCAGGATATCCGCCGCGCGCGTCAATTGCACCGCGAGGCAGGTGTCCAGCACGTCCGAACTGGTCATGCCCTGGTGCATGAAGCGCGCCTCGTCGCCGACATGCTCGGCGACCCAGGTGAGGAAGGCGATCACGTCATGCTTGGTCACCGCCTCGATCGCGTCGATCGCGGGCACGTCGATCGACGGCTTCGTATCCCACCAGCGCCACAGCGCCGCCGCTGCCTCCTTCGGCACCACGCCCAGATCGGCGAGCGCATCGGTGGCGTGCGCCTCGATCTCGAACCAGATGCGGTAGCGCGTCTCGGCGGACCAGATGTCGGTCATCGCCGGGCGGGAATAACGCGGGATCATGCTGCTTCCTCGGGCAAGGTGAATCGTCTCGCGCGCCGCCTAGCAGCGTGGGCGTGGCGCGCCAACCGCCCGGTCTTTTTCGGCGCGGGGGTGGACAGGCGGGTGACGGGATCGCATCTGCGCCATCGAACCAGCTTCCAGCAAGGTGAGGAACATGAGCCAGAACGATCGCCCCGCACGCGCCCTCTATATCGCCGGCGAATGGCGCACCGGCGGCGGTCGGGCGGAGCAGGAGGTGCTGAACCCGGCGACGGGCGCGGCGATCGGCACCGTTCCCCACGCCTCGGCGGCCGATCTGGAGGAGGCGCTGGCGGCGGCCCAACGCGGTTTCCGCGCATGGCGCGAAACGCCGGGCGAGCAGCGCGGCGCCGTTCTCGCGCGCACCGCCGCGCTGATTCGCGAGCGTGTCGACCAACTCGCCGCGATCGCGACCGAGGAACAGGGCAAGCCGCTGGCGGAAGCGCGCGGCGAGACGCTCGGCGCGGCGGCGATCCTCGATTTCCATGCCGGGGAGGCGGTGCGCATCTATGGCCGCGTGTTGCCGCGCCCGACCGGCACGCGCAGCCTCGTGCTGAAGCAGCCGGTCGGCCCTGTCGCTGCCTTCTGCGCGTGGAATTTCCCGCTGCTCAACGTGGTGCGCAAGCTCTCGCCCGCGATCGCCTCCGGCTGCCCGGTGATCCTGAAGCCGAGTGAGGAGACGCCGGCCAGCGCCACCGCGATCCTGCAATGCTTCCAGGACGCGGGCTTGCCGGGCGATGTGGCGCAGATCGTGTTCGGCGTGCCGGATGAGGTGTCGCGCACGCTGCTCGCCTCGCCGGTGACGCGCAAGCTGAGCTTCACCGGATCGGTGCCGGTCGGCAAGCATCTGATGCGGCTCGCGGCCGATAGCGTGATGAAGATGACGATGGAGCTTGGCGGTCACGCGCCCGTGCTGGTGTTCGACGATTGCGATCTGGAGAAGACGCTGGACATGATGGTCGCGCACAAGTTCCGCAATGCGGGGCAAGTGTGCGTCTCGCCGACGCGCTTCTACGTGCAGGACGGCATCTACGATCGCTTCGCCGCCGGCTTTGCGGAGCGGACGCGCAATCTGGTGGTGGGCGACGGCAGCGCGGCCGGGACGAGGATGGGGCCGCTCGCCAACCCGCGCCGCCCGTCCGCGCTCGACGAGATGATCGCCAATGCGCGCGAGGTCGGCGCCAGGGTGCTGGCCGGCGGCGAGCGCGGGGACGGCGACGGCTTCTTCTATCGCCCGACCGTGCTGGCCGACGTGCCGCTGGAGGCGAAGGTGATGAACGAGGAACCGTTTGGTCCGCTTGCGCTGATGCGCCGCTTCGGTACGTTGGAGGAGGCGATCGAGCAGGCTAACCGACTCCCCTATGGCCTTGCTTCCTATTGCTTCACGGAGAACGGACGGCGGCAGGCGGTGCTCGGCGATGCGATCGAA from Sphingomonas sp. CL5.1 harbors:
- the purB gene encoding adenylosuccinate lyase encodes the protein MIPRYSRPAMTDIWSAETRYRIWFEIEAHATDALADLGVVPKEAAAALWRWWDTKPSIDVPAIDAIEAVTKHDVIAFLTWVAEHVGDEARFMHQGMTSSDVLDTCLAVQLTRAADILLADLDALLAVLKRRAYEHKLTPTIGRSHGIHAEPVTFGLKLAEAYAEFSRNRERLAFARRDIATCAISGAVGTFANIEPAVEAHVAAKLGLSVEPVSTQVIPRDRHAMFFATLGVIASSIERLAVEIRHLQRTEVLEAEEYFSPGQKGSSAMPHKRNPVLTENLTGLARMVRGYVTPALENVALWHERDISHSSVERYIGPDATITLDFALARLTGVIDKLLVYPERMQKNLDRMGGLVHSQRVLLALTQAGVSREDAYRLVQRNAMKVWESDGTLSLEELLKADSEVIAALSPAEIEDRFDLGYHLKHVDTIFARVFGDA
- a CDS encoding copper chaperone PCu(A)C codes for the protein MFATFVLAAAALGGCAQEKQLSVSNVWVRLAAVPGRPAAAYFTIHGGPANATLINVSADVAVRTEMHEMKTGGPNGAMTMDAVQQVSVPALKTVAFAPGGKHVMLFDMDPSVKPGGQIAITLTFSDGLRIQQQADVVGAGDPAPKG
- a CDS encoding NAD-dependent succinate-semialdehyde dehydrogenase; protein product: MSQNDRPARALYIAGEWRTGGGRAEQEVLNPATGAAIGTVPHASAADLEEALAAAQRGFRAWRETPGEQRGAVLARTAALIRERVDQLAAIATEEQGKPLAEARGETLGAAAILDFHAGEAVRIYGRVLPRPTGTRSLVLKQPVGPVAAFCAWNFPLLNVVRKLSPAIASGCPVILKPSEETPASATAILQCFQDAGLPGDVAQIVFGVPDEVSRTLLASPVTRKLSFTGSVPVGKHLMRLAADSVMKMTMELGGHAPVLVFDDCDLEKTLDMMVAHKFRNAGQVCVSPTRFYVQDGIYDRFAAGFAERTRNLVVGDGSAAGTRMGPLANPRRPSALDEMIANAREVGARVLAGGERGDGDGFFYRPTVLADVPLEAKVMNEEPFGPLALMRRFGTLEEAIEQANRLPYGLASYCFTENGRRQAVLGDAIESGMVCINNVRASWPDAPFGGVKDSGFGSEDGPEGIEAHMITKTVHIS
- a CDS encoding class I SAM-dependent methyltransferase — encoded protein: MMHGIIWTAAFAVTCQVTPALARVEQAPDLAAAVAKPGRTAESIALDESRKPAETLAFLGLRRGMQAADIMTGSGYWAEIMANAVGPKGRVAAFEPSQFYSTPEEEKKWQALVARRPDIRFVRYPFEAFSAAPNQFDFTIINLSYHDLYWQSDKYHIPRTDPAAFVKALYAATRPGGIVGIVDHAGPSGDTRAVVDKLHRIDPATVKADFTSAGFMLEAESPLLANPADDHTKNVFDPAIRGKTDRFIFRFRKPR
- a CDS encoding vgr related protein, with protein sequence MSSARAIPRPRDERRRVSERCLTPGEIALAGAMFGETIDYGAVRIARRRWAFFQPANVVMAPRGTIHFHPRGASYRDDFACAPLDLQGLFIHEMCHVWQHQRGVFLPIARHPFCRYHYSFVPGWPLKRYGIEQQAEIVRHAFLLRAGRTVPGAPALESYETLLSAFRI